The following are encoded together in the Brassica napus cultivar Da-Ae chromosome A9, Da-Ae, whole genome shotgun sequence genome:
- the LOC106402051 gene encoding peroxidase 4, with the protein MAIFKIIVLLLSLPCFCQAQLSPTFYDQICPNALSTIRSSIRTAISRERRMAASLIRLHFHDCFVNGCDASVMLVATPTMESERDSVANFQSARGFEVIDQAKSAVESVCPGVVSCADIIAVAARDASEYVGGPRYAVKVGRRDSTTAFRAIADSGDLPSFRASLDDLSDLFLRKGLNTRDLVALSGAHTLGQATCVTFKERLYDNSSDIDAGFSSTRKRRCPVNGGDTNLAPLDQVTPNSFDNNYYRNLMQKKGLLASDQVLFGSGASTDSIVSEYSRNPSRFASDYAAAMIKMGDIQTLTGSAGQIRRICTAVN; encoded by the exons ATGGCGATTTTCAAGATTATTGTGTTGTTATTAAGCTTGCCTTGTTTCTGTCAAGCACAACTTTCTCCTACTTTCTACGATCAAATTTGTCCAAACGCTCTCTCAACCATCCGATCCTCAATCCGAACCGCCATCAGCCGTGAACGTAGAATGGCTGCTTCTCTCATCCGTCTCCATTTCCACGACTGTTTCGTTAAT ggaTGTGATGCATCGGTCATGCTCGTGGCAACTCCAACAAtggagagtgaaagagattcaGTGGCAAACTTTCAGTCAGCGAGAGGATTTGAAGTTATTGATCAAGCCAAATCTGCTGTTGAGAGTGTATGTCCTGGTGTCGTTTCTTGCGCTGATATCATTGCCGTTGCCGCTAGAGACGCGTCTGAATAC GTAGGAGGTCCAAGATATGCAGTCAAGGTTGGTCGGAGAGATTCCACCACTGCGTTTAGAGCTATTGCAGATAGTGGCGACCTCCCCAGTTTCAGGGCAAGCCTAGACGACCTCAGTGATCTCTTCCTTCGAAAAGGTCTAAACACTAGAGACCTCGTCGCTCTCTCAG GAGCTCATACCTTAGGACAAGCTACGTGCGTAACATTTAAGGAAAGACTTTACGACAACTCGAGCGACATTGATGCCGGATTCTCCAGCACACGTAAGCGTCGCTGTCCGGTCAACGGTGGAGATACAAATCTAGCACCTCTAGATCAAGTTACACCAAACTCGTTCGACAATAACTATTACAGAAACTTGATGCAGAAGAAAGGACTTTTGGCGAGCGATCAAGTTTTGTTTGGAAGCGGAGCTTCTACGGACAGTATTGTGTCGGAATATAGCAGAAACCCTTCTAGATTCGCGTCTGATTATGCAGCTGCAATGATCAAGATGGGAGATATTCAGACACTTACTGGCTCAGCTGGCCAAATCCGCAGAATCTGCACTGCTGTTAATTAA
- the LOC106388739 gene encoding phytosulfokine receptor 1-like — protein MGHLLHHYWLVMIVLAAIFHSSNSHSLTCHPRDLEALRDFVNELSPKPDTWDFNSTGDCCEWEGITCDSVRVTKLKLVSKTLSGKLSESLGRLHHLTVLNLSRNFISGSIPPSIFNLTNLEALDLSSNGFTGLVPESLNLPSLKSLSLFSNMLNGSLPVHICRNSAYLKLIRLEFNRFSGEFPSGFEKCSLLEHLFISGNGLTGNIPEDLFHLQRLSLLEIQENGLTGSLSPALGNLSSLVHLDISSNSFSEEIPDVFNKFPRLEYLMARSNRFTGGIPKSLANSKTLRLLNLGNNSLSGPLYLNCTVMTNLASLDLGTNRFNSSLPEHLPLCRQLTHVSLARNHFDGHVPESFKDFHSLSYLGISNCSLVNISSTLHILHHCKNLTTLVLSLNFDGEMLPDYPSLRFKKLKVLVVANCRLTGLVPRWLSKSTSLELLDLSWNSLSGAIPYWIGGFTNLFYLDLSRNSFTGEIPKSLTRLHSLISQEISAEEPSLDLPIFLKKSKDGRALQYNHFFRLPPTLELSQNNLSGPIWEEFGNLKSLHVFNLNDTRLSGHIPSSLSGMTSLEVLDLSNNHLSGSIPSSLQKLTFLSKFSVANNSLSGRIPTGGQFQTFPNSSFEGNHVCGDHRFDCQADTPDQKRPSTSDESDNSGSDFALDFSYGVALGLGLSFVVVIAFRQKLFRF, from the coding sequence ATGGGTCATCTTCTTCACCATTACTGGTTGGTGATGATCGTACTTGCTGCCATCTTCCACTCCTCAAACTCTCATAGCCTTACGTGCCATCCACGTGACCTAGAGGCCTTGCGTGACTTCGTCAACGAGCTCTCCCCCAAGCCGGATACTTGGGACTTCAACTCAACTGGAGATTGCTGTGAATGGGAAGGGATCACATGTGACTCTGTGAGAGTCACCAAACTGAAGCTAGTGAGCAAAACACTCTCCGGTAAGCTATCTGAATCTCTTGGGAGACTGCATCACCTTACCGTTCTTAATCTCTCCCGCAACTTCATCTCAGGCTCCATCCCTCCGTCGATTTTCAATCTGACAAACTTAGAAGCTCTAGATTTGAGCTCTAATGGATTCACTGGCTTAGTCCCTGAGAGCTTGAACCTACCTTCACTGAAAAGTCTCAGTCTTTTTTCAAACATGTTGAACGGTTCGCTTCCGGTTCATATATGCCGCAACTCTGCTTACCTTAAGCTGATCAGACTTGAGTTCAACAGATTCTCCGGAGAGTTCCCATCTGGGTTCGAGAAATGCTCTTTGCTTGAACATCTCTTCATTAGCGGGAATGGTCTCACTGGTAACATACCTGAGGATCTCTTTCACCTTCAGAGGTTGAGTCTTTTGGAGATTCAAGAGAATGGTCTCACCGGTTCGCTCAGTCCTGCGCTTGGTAACCTCTCCAGCCTCGTTCATTTAGATATCTCATCGAATAGTTTCTCCGAGGAGATCCCTGACGTGTTCAACAAGTTTCCAAGGCTAGAGTATCTAATGGCTAGGTCTAATAGATTCACAGGAGGGATCCCAAAGTCATTGGCAAATTCAAAAACTTTGAGATTGTTGAACTTGGGGAACAACTCATTGAGTGGTCCTTTGTATCTGAACTGTACTGTGATGACTAACTTAGCCTCACTTGATCTGGGGACCAATAGGTTCAACAGCTCGTTGCCGGAACATCTACCACTTTGCAGACAGCTTACTCACGTTAGTCTCGCGCGGAACCACTTTGATGGACATGTCCCAGAGAGCTTCAAGGACTTCCATAGCTTATCTTACTTAGGGATTTCAAACTGCAGTCTTGTGAACATTTCATCGACTCTTCACATTCTTCACCACTGCAAGAACCTGACAACTCTGGTTCTTTCTTTAAACTTCGATGGAGAGATGTTGCCTGATTACCCGAGTCTTCGTTTCAAGAAGCTCAAGGTACTTGTTGTAGCGAATTGTAGGCTTACTGGTTTAGTGCCAAGATGGTTGAGCAAGAGCACCAGTTTAGAGCTGTTGGATCTCTCATGGAACAGTTTATCTGGAGCTATACCATATTGGATCGGTGGTTTCACCAATCTTTTCTACTTGGATTTGTCTAGAAACTCGTTTACAGGAGAGATCCCAAAGAGTTTGACAAGGCTGCATAGCCTCATAAGCCAAGAAATTTCAGCTGAGGAGCCATCTCTAGATCTCCCAATCTTCTTGAAAAAGAGTAAGGATGGAAGAGCTCTGCAATACAATCATTTTTTCAGGCTACCACCAACGCTTGAACTCAGCCAAAACAATCTCTCTGGACCCATTTGGGAGGAGTTTGGAAACTTGAAAAGCCTCCATGTTTTTAACCTGAATGACACCAGATTATCAGGACATATCCCTAGCTCGCTTTCAGGGATGACAAGCTTGGAGGTTCTTGATCTGTCAAACAACCATCTTTCCGGTTCAATCCCGTCATCTCTGCAGAAGCTAACATTCCTGTCCAAGTTCAGTGTTGCAAACAATAGTCTCTCGGGGAGAATCCCTACCGGTGGTCAGTTTCAAACGTTTCCGAATTCGAGCTTCGAGGGCAACCATGTTTGTGGTGACCACCGGTTTGATTGTCAAGCAGATACACCAGACCAAAAGCGACCAAGTACCAGTGATGAGAGTGACAACAGTGGTAGTGACTTTGCCTTGGATTTTTCGTATGGAGTGGCTCTTGGGCTTGGTTTATcgtttgttgttgttattgctTTCCGTCAGAAGCTGTTTCGATTTTAG